In Stenotrophomonas sp. ASS1, the following proteins share a genomic window:
- the sdhD gene encoding succinate dehydrogenase, hydrophobic membrane anchor protein → MSKFRTPLKNVRGLGSAKTGTEHFVHQRLTAAALVVLGIWFLVFVLGLLGSDYATAAAAVAKPWNAVPLIGLLIAMFWHAQLGMQVVLEDYIHESLLALVLQTAVKFVAVLGMIVSVFAVGRIALGVA, encoded by the coding sequence GTGAGCAAGTTCCGTACCCCGTTGAAGAACGTGCGCGGCCTCGGTTCGGCCAAGACCGGCACCGAGCACTTCGTGCACCAGCGCCTGACCGCCGCCGCCCTGGTGGTGCTGGGCATCTGGTTCTTGGTCTTCGTGCTGGGCCTGCTGGGCTCGGATTACGCGACTGCCGCCGCTGCCGTGGCCAAGCCGTGGAATGCGGTGCCGCTGATCGGCCTGCTGATCGCCATGTTCTGGCACGCGCAGCTCGGCATGCAGGTCGTGCTGGAAGACTACATCCACGAATCGCTGCTGGCTCTGGTGCTGCAGACCGCGGTGAAGTTCGTCGCCGTGCTCGGCATGATCGTCAGTGTGTTTGCGGTGGGCCGCATCGCCCTCGGCGTTGCCTGA
- the sdhC gene encoding succinate dehydrogenase, cytochrome b556 subunit: MATRQRPLSPHLQVYRWQIQMATSILHRATGVFLSVGALIIAAGLLALMMGPESWNCFTGHAGAWYGRVFLFAWTWSFAYHLCNGIRHVVQDFAIGFSIPAFIRSSWLSVIGSLVITLLVWAYVMFGGAA; this comes from the coding sequence ATGGCGACCAGACAACGCCCACTTTCCCCGCACCTTCAGGTGTATCGCTGGCAGATTCAGATGGCCACCTCGATCCTGCATCGAGCCACTGGCGTCTTTCTGTCTGTTGGTGCCCTCATCATCGCTGCCGGCCTGCTGGCCCTGATGATGGGGCCCGAGTCCTGGAACTGCTTCACCGGCCATGCCGGGGCCTGGTATGGCCGCGTGTTCCTGTTCGCGTGGACATGGTCGTTCGCCTATCACCTGTGCAATGGCATCCGCCACGTGGTGCAGGACTTCGCCATCGGCTTCAGCATCCCCGCCTTCATCCGCAGCAGCTGGCTTTCGGTCATCGGCAGCCTGGTGATCACCCTGCTGGTGTGGGCCTATGTGATGTTCGGAGGTGCCGCGTGA
- a CDS encoding DUF1674 domain-containing protein, whose protein sequence is MIGQTTPTPDDESEAPLVPAAPVPVEQEKAEEFGGRGGLDPVRYGDWEKNGRCIDF, encoded by the coding sequence ATGATAGGCCAAACAACCCCCACTCCCGACGACGAATCTGAAGCCCCGCTGGTCCCCGCGGCACCCGTGCCCGTGGAACAGGAAAAAGCAGAGGAATTCGGCGGCCGCGGCGGACTCGATCCGGTGCGGTATGGCGATTGGGAGAAAAACGGACGCTGCATCGATTTCTGA
- the ugpC gene encoding sn-glycerol-3-phosphate ABC transporter ATP-binding protein UgpC has protein sequence MAKVQLQGVRKVYDNGQVAVKDASFEVADGELMVLVGPSGCGKSTLLRMVAGLEEISGGTLTIGDRVVNDVAPKDRDIAMVFQSYALYPHMTVAENLAFGLKLRGHDTATIDKRIAEAAQTLGLTEMMDKLPKAMSGGQRQRVALGRALVREPAVFLLDEPLSNLDAKLRHSVRTEIAQLHRKLGTTMIYVTHDQVEAMTLGQRIVVLKDGIIQQIDTPMALYDRPANLFVAGFLGSPAMNVLRGTLQGDAGGVTVVDGEWRAPLGQATIDPAWLQKPIAVGVRPEHLQPASADDAHAFAARIEGIEPVGNEIFVNLSSGQHALTMRVAPQSLPAVGEQIRVAIHPQGLHFFNPESGERL, from the coding sequence ATGGCAAAAGTGCAGTTGCAGGGTGTGCGCAAGGTCTATGACAACGGCCAGGTCGCGGTGAAGGACGCCAGCTTCGAGGTCGCCGATGGCGAGCTGATGGTGCTGGTCGGTCCGTCCGGCTGTGGCAAGTCGACCCTGCTGCGGATGGTGGCCGGCCTGGAAGAGATCAGCGGCGGCACGCTGACCATTGGTGATCGCGTGGTCAACGACGTGGCGCCGAAGGACCGCGACATCGCCATGGTGTTCCAGAGCTACGCGCTGTACCCGCACATGACCGTGGCCGAGAACCTGGCCTTCGGCCTGAAGCTGCGCGGGCATGACACGGCGACCATCGACAAGCGCATCGCCGAAGCAGCGCAGACCCTGGGCCTGACCGAGATGATGGACAAGCTGCCCAAGGCGATGTCCGGTGGCCAGCGCCAGCGTGTTGCGCTGGGCCGTGCACTGGTGCGCGAGCCGGCGGTGTTCCTGCTGGACGAGCCGCTGTCCAACCTCGACGCCAAGCTGCGCCACAGCGTGCGCACCGAGATCGCGCAGCTGCATCGCAAGCTGGGCACCACCATGATCTACGTGACGCACGACCAGGTCGAAGCAATGACCCTGGGCCAGCGCATCGTGGTGCTGAAGGACGGCATCATCCAGCAGATCGATACGCCGATGGCGCTGTACGACCGCCCGGCCAATCTGTTCGTGGCCGGTTTCCTCGGCAGCCCGGCGATGAACGTGCTGCGTGGCACGCTGCAGGGCGATGCCGGTGGCGTGACCGTGGTCGACGGCGAATGGCGGGCACCGCTGGGCCAGGCCACGATCGACCCGGCGTGGCTGCAGAAGCCGATCGCGGTGGGCGTGCGCCCGGAACACCTGCAGCCGGCCAGTGCCGATGATGCGCATGCATTTGCCGCACGCATTGAAGGCATCGAACCGGTCGGCAACGAGATCTTCGTCAACCTGAGCAGTGGCCAGCACGCGCTGACCATGCGCGTGGCGCCGCAGTCGCTGCCGGCGGTGGGCGAGCAGATCCGCGTGGCGATCCACCCGCAGGGCCTGCACTTCTTCAACCCGGAATCCGGCGAGCGGCTGTAA
- a CDS encoding folate-binding protein YgfZ, with product MPDNLPPAFVGYPRLPGHQLLSLQGPDAAVFAHAQFSSDVTALPLLHWQWSAWLSAKGRTLAVFQLLRLADDHVMLVLADGDADAIASQLQRFVFRRKVKVQVRSDLAVAGAFTAPEAASGPAIAQTAGDGWELDLGSDALPRTLRIGSADAFAAGSEADEAAFALAWRQADLRYGLPRLQESQREVWTPQQLGLDRLNGYSVKKGCYPGQEIVARTHFLGKAKRAVQLLHTAAPAQAGDGVQQDGAALGTIACVAGDLALAVLPLEASDADLQVGDAIAQRMPLLDGLAR from the coding sequence GTGCCTGACAACCTGCCCCCTGCTTTCGTCGGATATCCGCGCCTGCCCGGCCACCAGCTGCTGAGCCTGCAGGGCCCGGATGCGGCCGTCTTCGCCCACGCTCAGTTCAGCAGCGATGTCACCGCCCTGCCCCTGCTGCACTGGCAGTGGAGCGCCTGGTTGAGCGCCAAGGGCCGCACTCTGGCGGTGTTCCAGCTGCTTCGACTGGCGGACGACCACGTGATGCTGGTGCTGGCCGACGGTGATGCCGATGCGATTGCGTCGCAACTGCAGCGCTTCGTGTTCCGCCGCAAGGTAAAGGTGCAGGTGCGCAGCGATCTGGCCGTGGCCGGTGCGTTCACTGCGCCCGAAGCCGCCAGCGGCCCTGCGATTGCGCAGACCGCAGGTGACGGCTGGGAACTGGACCTGGGCAGCGACGCCCTGCCGCGGACCCTGCGCATTGGCAGCGCCGATGCCTTCGCCGCCGGCAGTGAAGCCGATGAGGCCGCTTTCGCACTGGCCTGGCGCCAGGCCGACCTGCGCTACGGCCTGCCCCGGCTGCAAGAAAGCCAGCGCGAAGTGTGGACCCCGCAGCAGCTGGGGTTGGACCGCCTGAACGGTTACAGCGTGAAGAAGGGCTGCTATCCGGGCCAGGAGATCGTCGCCCGCACCCACTTCCTCGGCAAGGCCAAGCGTGCGGTGCAGCTGCTGCATACCGCGGCACCGGCGCAGGCCGGCGATGGCGTGCAGCAGGATGGCGCAGCGCTGGGCACGATTGCCTGCGTGGCCGGCGACCTGGCACTGGCGGTGCTGCCGCTGGAAGCCAGCGACGCTGATCTGCAGGTGGGTGATGCGATCGCGCAGCGCATGCCGTTGCTGGATGGCCTGGCGCGCTGA